A single region of the Salvia miltiorrhiza cultivar Shanhuang (shh) chromosome 8, IMPLAD_Smil_shh, whole genome shotgun sequence genome encodes:
- the LOC131000416 gene encoding U1 small nuclear ribonucleoprotein A, which yields MEEAPPAPAPASAAAGPETAANQTIYINNLNEKIKLDELKKSLHAVFSQFGKILEVLAFKTLKHKGQAWVVFDEVSSASNALRQMQGFPFYDKPMRIQYAKSKSDVIAKADGTFVPREKRKKHDDRGRKKKDQHDSNQAAAGLNSAYAGSYGSAPPLSQIPFMGARSAPEAPAPPNNILFIQNLPHQTTSMMLQMLFSQCPGFKEVRMIEAKPGIAFVEYENEMQSTVAMQGLQGFKITDDHPMLVTYAKK from the exons ATGGAGGAGGCACCACCAGCCCCCGCGCCGGCCTCTGCTGCCGCCGGTCCGGAAACTGCTGCGAATCAGACGATTTACATTAATAATCTCAACGAGAAAATTAAGCTCGACG AATTGAAGAAATCGCTGCACGCTGTGTTTTCGCAGTTCGGGAAAATACTGGAGGTATTGGCGTTCAAAACCCTAAAGCATAAGGGGCAAGCATGGGTTGTTTTTGACGAGGTCTCTTCCGCCTCCAATGCGCTTCGTCAAATGCAGGGGTTTCCGTTCTACGACAAGCCAATG CGGATACAATATGCGAAGTCAAAGTCCGATGTCATAGCAAAGGCAGATGGTACTTTTGTACCtcgagaaaaaagaaagaagcatGACGACAGAG gaagaaagaagaaggatCAGCATGATTCGAACCAAGCAGCAGCGGGTCTCAATTCCGCATATGCTGGTTCTTATGGTTCAGCCCCTCCT CTATCCCAGATCCCATTTATGGGTGCTAGATCTGCTCCAGAGGCTCCTGCTCCTCCAAATAACATCTTGTTCATTCAAAACCTTCCCCACCAAACAACTTCAATGATGCTGCAAATGCTCTTCAGTCAGTGTCCTGGATTTAAGGAAGTTAGGATGATTGAAGCTAAGCCTGGAATTGCTTTCGTAGAATACGAAAACGAGATGCAGTCAACGGTTGCAATGCAGGGGCTTCAGGGATTTAAGATAACTGATGACCATCCTATGTTGGTTACCTATGCAAAGAAATAG
- the LOC131000417 gene encoding mediator of RNA polymerase II transcription subunit 28 isoform X1 gives MAERPPIEPDPELQSTPPPKEDMISHVMALEAALLPCLPARELQAIDRSPHPSHQIDVERHARDFMEAAKKLQLYFIGLQREDQPTRAETLEKVTYTILVSPMLLIGVHLMAVFVQEIGMMEEEVKVMNEVIKKQERLIEGWTAELKEQLHKHNVELERV, from the exons ATGGCTGAAAGACCGCCGATCGAGCCTGATCCAGAATTGCAGTCTACTCCTCCTCCGAAGGAAGACATGATCTCCCATGTGATGGCCTTGGAGGCTGCTCTGTTGCCTTGCTTGCCTGCTAGAGAACTTCAAGCAATCGACCGTTCTCCCCATCCTTCTCACCAGA TTGATGTTGAGAGGCATGCTAGAGACTTCATGGAGGCAGCCAAGAAGCTTCAGCTCTATTTCATTGGTTTGCAACGAGAGGATCAACCTACCAGAGCAGAAACCCTAGAGAAGGTAACGTATACAATACTAGTTTCTCCAATGCTGCTGATAGGTGTGCATCTGATGGCCGTATTCGTTCAGgagattggtatgatggaagaAGAGGTGAAAGTAATGAATGAGGTTATCAAGAAGCAAGAGAGGCTGATTGAGGGATGGACGGCTGAGCTGAAAGAACAACTACATAAACACAACGTTGAGTTGGAAAGAGTATAA
- the LOC131000417 gene encoding mediator of RNA polymerase II transcription subunit 28 isoform X2: MAERPPIEPDPELQSTPPPKEDMISHVMALEAALLPCLPARELQAIDRSPHPSHQIDVERHARDFMEAAKKLQLYFIGLQREDQPTRAETLEKEIGMMEEEVKVMNEVIKKQERLIEGWTAELKEQLHKHNVELERV; encoded by the exons ATGGCTGAAAGACCGCCGATCGAGCCTGATCCAGAATTGCAGTCTACTCCTCCTCCGAAGGAAGACATGATCTCCCATGTGATGGCCTTGGAGGCTGCTCTGTTGCCTTGCTTGCCTGCTAGAGAACTTCAAGCAATCGACCGTTCTCCCCATCCTTCTCACCAGA TTGATGTTGAGAGGCATGCTAGAGACTTCATGGAGGCAGCCAAGAAGCTTCAGCTCTATTTCATTGGTTTGCAACGAGAGGATCAACCTACCAGAGCAGAAACCCTAGAGAAG gagattggtatgatggaagaAGAGGTGAAAGTAATGAATGAGGTTATCAAGAAGCAAGAGAGGCTGATTGAGGGATGGACGGCTGAGCTGAAAGAACAACTACATAAACACAACGTTGAGTTGGAAAGAGTATAA